Proteins encoded by one window of Arachis hypogaea cultivar Tifrunner chromosome 1, arahy.Tifrunner.gnm2.J5K5, whole genome shotgun sequence:
- the LOC112709265 gene encoding dof zinc finger protein DOF5.4, translated as MQEIHSMGGTRFFGAAADRRLRPHHHHPHQNTATNCHQQQALKCPRCDSLNTKFCYYNNYNLSQPRHFCKNCRRYWTKGGVLRNVPVGGGCRKSKRSNDNKTAKTSKNNNSNNNSATATSSAETPPQTTSSQAPPTDQNSNSHSSSESSNLTAAAAAATIGTTELNSDSSKLLIHENNNNNASSNPNLESGIFSEIGTLTSLMASSSSNNDALAFGFGGGGVVPDATSFQWHQQQKLPENLNGSGGSLLDHHGHGSTVTVDLSALQSKTGNGGFGPLDWQAGVDQGLFDLPNSVDHAYWSQTQWPDHDNSNLFHLP; from the coding sequence ATGCAGGAGATACATTCAATGGGAGGCACCAGGTTCTTCGGCGCCGCTGCTGACAGGAGGCTCAGGccacaccaccaccaccctcaccAGAACACCGCTACCAACTGCCACCAGCAGCAAGCACTTAAATGTCCCCGTTGTGACTCACTCAACACCAAGTTCTGTTACTACAACAACTACAACCTCTCCCAGCCACGCCACTTCTGCAAGAACTGCCGCCGCTACTGGACCAAAGGCGGCGTCCTCCGCAACGTCCCTGTCGGCGGCGGTTGCCGCAAGTCCAAGCGTTCCAACGACAACAAGACCGCCAAAACCAgcaaaaataataatagtaataataatagcgCCACCGCAACTTCCTCCGCGGAAACGCCGCCGCAAACGACGTCGTCTCAGGCTCCACCGACGGACCAGAACTCCAATTCTCACTCCAGCAGCGAGAGCTCTAACCTCAccgcggcggcggcggcggcgaccATCGGCACGACGGAGCTTAACTCTGATTCTTCCAAGTTGTTGATCCAcgagaataacaacaacaacgcTTCCTCGAACCCTAATTTGGAGAGCGGTATTTTCTCTGAGATAGGGACGCTGACGAGCTTGATGGCTTCTTCCTCTTCGAACAACGATGCATTGGCGTTTGGATTTGGAGGTGGTGGTGTTGTTCCTGATGCGACGTCGTTTCAGTGGCATCAGCAGCAGAAGTTGCCGGAGAATCTGAACGGTAGTGGTGGGAGCTTGCTGGATCATCATGGACACGGTAGTACTGTAACCGTTGATTTGTCGGCACTTCAGAGCAAGACGGGAAACGGTGGATTTGGACCGTTGGATTGGCAAGCTGGTGTGGATCAAGGTTTGTTTGATCTCCCCAACTCCGTTGATCATGCTTACTGGAGTCAAACTCAATGGCCTGATCACGATAATTCTAATCTCTTTCATCTCCCCTGA
- the LOC112709301 gene encoding hexosyltransferase GAUT11, with protein MRRRAADFRRPVRRRFSYWIWVLLGLSSVVGLVLFVVHHNQNEDRDEYPLLERNARLEHFAKESLNFTEEILSVKSFSRQLTQQMILAKAYVVIAKEHNNLHLAWQLSAKIRGCQLLLSKAAMTGEPVTLEEAEPIIKSLSSLIFKAQDIHYDIATTIVTMKSHIQALEERANAATVQSTVFGQIAAEGLPKSLHCLNVKLMSDWLKKPSLKALSDEKKNSQRLVDNNLYHFCIFSDNVLATSVVVNSTVSNADHPKQLVFHIVTDGVNYGAVQTWFLSNDFKGATIEVQNIEEFHWLNASYSPIVKQLLNPDSKTFYFGLYQDANVEPKMRNPKFLSLLNHLRFYIPEIYPQLEKVVFLDDDVVVQKDLTQLFSLDLHGNVNGAVETCLEAFHRYYKYLNFSNSIISSKFDPQACAWAFGMNIFDLVAWRKANATAKYHYWQEQNADGTLWKLGTLPPGLLCFYGLTEPLDRRWHVLGLGYDLNIDNRLIESAAVIHFNGNMKPWLKFAIGRYKPLWDKYINQSHPYLQDCATS; from the exons ATGCGGCGACGGGCCGCCGATTTTCGGCGCCCGGTTCGACGGAGGTTCTCTTATTGGATCTGGGTTCTCCTTGGTTTGTCCTCTGTTGTAGGGTTAGTCTTGTTCGTTGTGCATCATAATCAGAATGAAGATCGGGACGAGTATCCGTTGCTG GAGAGAAATGCTAGACTTGAACATTTTGCTAAGGAGAGTTTGAATTTTACTGAAGAAATTTTAAGTGTAAAATCATTTTCACGACAGTTAACCCAACAAATGATTCTTGCCAAGGCTTATGTAGTTATTGCCAAAGAGCACAACAATCTTCACCTTGCTTGGCAGCTTAGCGCAAAGATCAGAGGCTGCCAGCTTTTGCTTTCGAAAGCTGCGATGACAGGGGAGCCCGTAACACTGGAGGAAGCGGAGCCAATTATTAAAAGCCTTTCTTCTCTAATTTTTAAGGCACAAGACATTCATTATGACATTGCAACCACAATAGTGACTATGAAATCGCATATTCAAGCTCTTGAAGAGCGTGCCAATGCAGCCACGGTTCAAAGTACCGTGTTTGGTCAAATAGCAGCCGAGGGGTTACCGAAGAGTCTTCATTGCTTAAATGTGAAACTCATGTCTGATTGGCTAAAGAAGCCATCTCTGAAAGCACTCTCAGATGAGAAGAAAAACTCGCAGCGGCTTGTGGACAACAATCTCTATCATTTCTGCATATTTTCAGATAATGTACTGGCAACCTCAGTAGTTGTTAATTCAACTGTCTCCAATGCTGACCATCCAAAGCAGTTAGTCTTTCACATAGTCACTGATGGAGTCAATTATGGAGCAGTGCAAACATGGTTCCTCAGTAATGACTTTAAAGGGGCCACCATAGAGGTACAGAATATTGAGGAGTTTCACTGGTTGAATGCAAGTTATTCTCCTATTGTCAAGCAGCTCCTGAATCCAGACTCAAAAACCTTTTATTTTGGGCTATATCAGGATGCAAATGTCGAACCGAAAATGCGGAATCCCAAATTTTTGTCTTTATTGAATCATCTTCGGTTTTACATCCCCGAGATTTATCCACAACTTGAGAAGGTTGTTTTCTTGGATGATGATGTTGTTGTACAGAAGGACCTGACTCAGCTTTTCTCACTGGATCTGCATGGCAATGTAAATGGTGCAGTGGAAACTTGCCTTGAAGCATTTCATCGGTACTACAAATATCTCAACTTCTCAAACTCAATTATAAGCTCAAAGTTTGACCCTCAGGCATGTGCATGGGCATTCGGTATGAACATTTTTGACTTGGTTGCATGGAGGAAGGCGAATGCGACCGCCAAATATCATTACTGGCAAGAGCAGAACGCTGATGGGACACTCTGGAAGCTTGGGACTCTTCCTCCTGGTCTTCTATGTTTTTATGGTCTGACAGAGCCACTTGACAGAAGATGGCATGTTTTAGGATTGGGTTATGACCTTAATATTGATAACCGTCTGATTGAAAGTGCGGCAGTCATTCACTTCAACGGGAACATGAAGCCATGGCTGAAGTTTGCTATAGGCAGGTATAAGCCACTATGGGACAAGTACATAAATCAAAGTCACCCTTATCTGCAAGACTGTGCCACAAGTTGA
- the LOC112709273 gene encoding uncharacterized protein isoform X2, with translation MDSKEGHGFLIRESPVPGRRVCSLNEAKIVKDYDVPELVVFLYEDHKKFVKDICIDRGDSTKGKCVLGECRLDQNTPCFSGFRSDSSNSSRSEFTPTCIKDVNVNTTYESSSEHPTRKKTSEALGEIFRDDEFSRSFSLKHWQKNAFSRTISSRKEYPHYAEYQQFPKATKNLSTIPLIGNLQTLTSSGESFDLQTDNDPDETSRDTSKSEMASHQSNDSSISSNSFSFPIISPEWKGSPVKMVKADRRLPRKRRWRKICNPCCKF, from the exons ATGGATTCAAAGGAGGGTCATGGATTTCTCATAAGGGAGTCTCCGGTACCGGGGCGGCGGGTATGTTCATTGAATGAAGCGAAAATTGTTAAGGATTATGATGTGCCAGAGCTTGTTGTTTTTCTGTATGAGGATCATAAAAAGTTTGTGAAGGATATTTGCATTGACAGAGGAGATTCAACAAAAGGAAAGTGTGTGTTAGGAGAATGTAGATTGGATCAAAACACACCATGTTTCTCTGGCTTCAGAAGTGATTCATCCAATTCAAGTAGATCAGAATTTACACCTACATGCATTAAGGATGTGAATGTGAACACAACTTATGAGAGTTCAAGTGAACACCCCACAAGGAAGAAGACATCAGAGGCACTAGGAGAG ATTTTCCGAGACGACGAGTTTTCGAGATCTTTCAGTCTCAAGCATTGGCAGAAGAATGCATTCTCAAGAACAATTAGCAGCAGAAAGGAGTATCCACATTATGCAGAGTATCAACAATTTCCTAAAGCCACAAAAAACTTGTCTACTATTCCTCTTATAGGGAACTTGCAAACTCTAACAAGTTCAGGAGAAAGCTTTGATCTACAAACAGATAATGATCCGGATGAAACTTCTCGTGATACTTCAAAATCTGAAATGGCTTCTCATCAATCTAATGACAGCAGCATAAGCAGTAACTCATTCAGTTTTCCCAT AATCTCCCCAGAATGGAAGGGAAGCCCTGTGAAGATGGTGAAAGCCGATAGAAGACTGCCGAGAAAGCGTCGATGGCGGAAGATATGCAACCCCTgctgcaaattctga
- the LOC112709291 gene encoding isoaspartyl peptidase/L-asparaginase, with product MGWAIAVHGGAGDISRSLPHDRRQPREEAIRHCLQIGVEALQSNSPPLDVVELVVRELENIPHFNAGRGSVLTSEGTVEMEASIMDGNTMRCGAVSGLTTVVNAVSLARLVMEKTPHIYLAFDGAEQFAREQGVEIVDSSHFITPENVERLKLAKEANRVQIDYNAQPIQNDTKKEKPCANGDSQIGTVGCVAVDSNGNLASATSTGGLVNKMAGRIGDTPVIGAGTYANELCAVSATGKGESIIRGTVARDVAALMEFKGLSLKEAADCVVHERTPKGTVGLIAVSAAGEVVMSFNTTGMFRGCATEDGYSEVAIWSDAQVE from the exons ATGGGTTGGGCTATAGCTGTGCATGGCGGCGCCGGCGACATCTCCCGTTCACTGCCACATGACCGCCGCCAGCCCCGTGAGGAAGCCATCCGCCACTGCCTTCAAATTGGCGTCGAAGCTCTTCAATCCAATTCGCCTCCTTTGGACGTGGTTGAGCTCGTG GTTCGTGAATTGGAGAATATTCCGCACTTCAATGCTGGTAGGGGTTCTGTGTTGACCTCCGAAGGCACAGTTGAAATGGAAGCTTCGATCATGGATGGCAACACTATGAGATGTGGTGCTGTTTCTGGTTTAACCACGGTTGTTAACGCCGTCTCTTTGGCTCGTCTTGTTATGGAGAAGACTCCTCATATATATCTTGCATTTGATGGAGCAGAGCAATTTGCAAGAGAACAA GGTGTTGAGATAGTAGATTCAAGCCATTTCATTACTCCTGAAAATGTTGAGAGACTGAAGCTAGCAAAAGAAGCCAATAGGGTCCAG ATTGATTATAACGCCCAACCCATCCAAAATGATACTAAGAAGGAAAAGCCGTGTGCTAATGGGGATAGCCAAATTGGGACTGTTGGGTGTGTGGCTGTTGACAGTAATGGTAATCTAGCTTCTGCTACATCTACTGGAGGATTAGTGAACAAAATGGCTGGCAGAATCGGTGACACACCTGTCATAGGTGCCGGGACTTATGCCAATGAGCTTTGTGCAGTTTCAGCAACAGGTAAAGGTGAATCAATAATACGTGGGACGGTTGCAAGAGACGTGGCTGCCCTGATGGAGTTCAAAGGCCTCTCTCTCAAGGAAGCTGCTGATTGTGTTGTGCACGAGCGCACACCAAAGGGCACCGTTGGTTTGATCGCTGTGTCTGCTGCAGGAGAAGTTGTGATGTCTTTTAACACAACAGGCATGTTCCGTGGATGTGCTACCGAAGATGGCTACTCAGAGGTTGCTATTTGGTCTGATGCCCAAGTTGAGTAA
- the LOC112771933 gene encoding protein BREAKING OF ASYMMETRY IN THE STOMATAL LINEAGE-like, translating to MVKDKDGIQLGNQYNDSNWSLSMDEDYIVFCFGEDGSFDVVKEVKSNNYADDEELQEETDKQMHGNRSNDDEQYQNCTEFFKEEEIKEMEREQIREGIDEFGILYSELGDSNRSEGSNGSFAFPVLNWEWMGSPVKMPKSEDICQKKQKIRFIPFQCCRF from the exons ATGGTGAAGGACAAAGATGGGATTCAGCTTGGAAATCAGTATAATGATTCAAATTGGTCACTCTCAATGGATGAAGATTACATAGTATTTTGCTTCGGAGAAGATGGATCATTTGATGTTGTTAAAGAAGTCAAATCCAATAATTATGCCGATGACGAAGAACTACAAGAAGAAACTGATAAGCAGATGCATGGGAATAGATCAAATGATGATGAACAATATCAAAATTGTACAGAATTTTTTAAAGAG GAAGAGATAAAAGAGATGGAAAGAGAGCAAATCCGAGAAggaattgatgagtttggaatatTGTATTCTGAATTAGGTGATTCTAACCGATCTGAAGGCAGTAATGGTTCTTTTGCATTCCCTGT GTTAAATTGGGAGTGGATGGGAAGCCCTGTAAAGATGCCTAAGTCAGAAGATATTTGTCAAAAGAAGCAAAAGATCCGATTTATTCCATTTCAGTGCTGTCGATTCTGA
- the LOC112709284 gene encoding protein MICROTUBULE BINDING PROTEIN 2C: MYEGQRFVDMQGNSDFGDPNSWLSAQDNSSSELASSAAAAAAASGGAGNLHRVLFNDLVEIVPLVQSLIDRKARSSFTRRGSIIYTKTPTRETLSKKATDLRGKNATQSIPVKKKKDQAEQEQGKNGNNNSDADSFSMFSSRASTSEKDSEELVILKEQLEELQRKLQEKDDLLRSAENTSEQLNAFNANLDDLKRQASEKDSLLKYTQQQLSDAKIKLADKQAALEKIQWEAMTSNKRVEKLQEELDSVQGDISSFRLFLEGLTKTDTADYTDDYDTKPCDLNYVSSIDDLDEVELQKMEDARKAYIAALAIAKEKRDEESVAAAAKARLHLQSFVFKSKNFTM; encoded by the exons atgtaCGAGGGGCAGCGATTCGTGGATATGCAAGGAAATTCCGATTTCGGAGACCCTAATTCGTGGCTTTCAGCTCAAGATAACTCTTCTTCCGAACTTGCTAGCTCCGCCGCCGCTGCTGCCGCCGCATCTGGTGGTGCTGGAAACTTGCATCGCGTCCTCTTCAACGACCTTGTCGAGATTGTTCCTCTCGTTCAGTCCCTCATC GATCGTAAAGCAAGAAGCTCATTCACCCGTCGTGGTTCCATTATCTACACCAAAACGCCTACAAGAGAAACGTTGTCTAAAAAA GCAACAGATTTAAGAGGGAAAAATGCCACTCAATCTATTCCTGTCAAAAAGAAAAAGGACCAAGCTGAACAAGAACAAGGCAAAAATGGTAACAATAATTCTGATGCTGACAGTTTTTCTATGTTTTCTTCAAGAGCTTCGACATCAGAAAAGGACAGCGAAGAGCTAGTTATATTGAAGGAACAATTAGAGGAACTTCAGAGGAAATTGCAGGAGAAAGATGACCTTCTAAGGTCAGCTGAAAACACAAGCGAACAACTGAATGCTTTTAATGCAAATCTCGATGATCTGAAACGCCAGGCTTCAGAAAAGGACTCTTTGCTTAAGTATACTCAACAACAACTCTCTGATGCTAAG ATTAAGCTTGCAGACAAGCAAGCTGCCCTTGAAAAGATACAGTGGGAAGCAATGACATCGAACAAGAGAGTGGAGAAACTCCAAGAAGAGCTAGATTCTGTGCAAGGAGACATTTCATCATTTAGATTGTTCCTTGAGGGCTTAACAAAAACCGATACTGCTGATTACACCGATGATTATGACACCAAGCCTTGTGATTTAAATTACGTTTCCAGTATT GATGATTTGGATGAGGTGGAATTGCAGAAAATGGAAGATGCAAGAAAAGCTTACATTGCTGCACTTGCCATTGCCAAGGAAAAACGAGATGAAGAATCAGTTGCTGCTGCCGCTAAAGCTAGGTTACATCTACAATCATTTGTtttcaaatccaaaaatttcacTATGTAG
- the LOC112709273 gene encoding uncharacterized protein isoform X1: MDSKEGHGFLIRESPVPGRRVCSLNEAKIVKDYDVPELVVFLYEDHKKFVKDICIDRGDSTKGKCVLGECRLDQNTPCFSGFRSDSSNSSRSEFTPTCIKDVNVNTTYESSSEHPTRKKTSEALGEIFRDDEFSRSFSLKHWQKNAFSRTISSRKEYPHYAEYQQFPKATKNLSTIPLIGNLQTLTSSGESFDLQTDNDPDETSRDTSKSEMASHQSNDSSISSNSFSFPIFWLVHENRISPEWKGSPVKMVKADRRLPRKRRWRKICNPCCKF, from the exons ATGGATTCAAAGGAGGGTCATGGATTTCTCATAAGGGAGTCTCCGGTACCGGGGCGGCGGGTATGTTCATTGAATGAAGCGAAAATTGTTAAGGATTATGATGTGCCAGAGCTTGTTGTTTTTCTGTATGAGGATCATAAAAAGTTTGTGAAGGATATTTGCATTGACAGAGGAGATTCAACAAAAGGAAAGTGTGTGTTAGGAGAATGTAGATTGGATCAAAACACACCATGTTTCTCTGGCTTCAGAAGTGATTCATCCAATTCAAGTAGATCAGAATTTACACCTACATGCATTAAGGATGTGAATGTGAACACAACTTATGAGAGTTCAAGTGAACACCCCACAAGGAAGAAGACATCAGAGGCACTAGGAGAG ATTTTCCGAGACGACGAGTTTTCGAGATCTTTCAGTCTCAAGCATTGGCAGAAGAATGCATTCTCAAGAACAATTAGCAGCAGAAAGGAGTATCCACATTATGCAGAGTATCAACAATTTCCTAAAGCCACAAAAAACTTGTCTACTATTCCTCTTATAGGGAACTTGCAAACTCTAACAAGTTCAGGAGAAAGCTTTGATCTACAAACAGATAATGATCCGGATGAAACTTCTCGTGATACTTCAAAATCTGAAATGGCTTCTCATCAATCTAATGACAGCAGCATAAGCAGTAACTCATTCAGTTTTCCCAT TTTTTGGCTTGTGCATGAAAACAGAATCTCCCCAGAATGGAAGGGAAGCCCTGTGAAGATGGTGAAAGCCGATAGAAGACTGCCGAGAAAGCGTCGATGGCGGAAGATATGCAACCCCTgctgcaaattctga